The Macellibacteroides fermentans genome includes the window GAGACCAGGGCCAGATACTGTTGGCGGGATCTTTACCCAGAGCAATTCGTCGTTGGTTTACCGGATGATCTTTGAGTATGTCCTGAGATTTAAGTATCAGGTTGTTTAATAATTCGGCTGTATCATTTGCTTCGGGAGCTTCCGGTTTAATAAGCAATGGACGAAACGGACGTAAAGGGACATCGTGGGGAGGAGTACAATCCAAACGTTTGTCGCCACCCTTAATCACCAATAGATTGCGGTAGGATACACCGGTATAAAATACCACCTGTTCGCTTCCCAGTTCCTGATTCAGAAATTTAATCAGCTCGTCCGACTCTTCCGTAGATATGTGGCCAGCCGAATGATTCTTAAGAATCTCTCCTTCAACGCAAATTAGATTGCAACGCATGGCAAGATCGCCCGGTTGCAACTCTACACCTATGCTGGCAGCTTCAAGAACCCCTCTGCCTTCGTAAACCTTTGGCATATTATATCCTAAAACCGCCATATTGGCTACTTCACTTCCCGGATGAAAGCCATCTGGTACGGTTTTTAGTCTTCCATTTCTTCCTAATGCGGCCAATTTATCCATGTAAGGTGTATCAGCAGCTTGTAAGGGAGTAAGACCTCCCAGGGCTTCAATTGGCTCATCGGCCATTCCATCGCCTAAAATAACTATGTGTTTCATAATGTACCCTTTCCTCCTGATTTATTAACGAATGTTGGCTATGGAAATTATGTCTGCAAACACACCGGCTGCCGTAACATCGGCTCCGGCTCCGTAACCTTTAATAATCATGGGATATTCGTGATATCGCTCCGTGGAAATCATGATTATGTTATTGCTTCCTTCCAGTTCGTAGAAGGGATGATGACTGTCTACTTCCTGTAGTCCCACACGGCATTTACCCTTTTCCATGGAAGCTACAAAACGGAAACGCTTGTGTTCTTTTTCCAGATATTGTCTTTTTTCTTCAAACTCTGCGTCCAGTTCGGTAATGCTACTCCAAAAATCTTCCAATGAACCGGCAAAGAACTTCTCAGGAATAAACAGATCCTTTACAACATCGGCTTGTTCTACTTTATAACCTGCTTCGCGTGCCAGGATAACCAATTTACGTATTACATCTTTACCGCTTAAGTCAATGCGTGGGTCTGGCTCTGAATATCCTGCCTGCTTTGCCATTCGGATGGCTGTACTCAACGGAACATCTGCACTCAGGGTATTGAATATGTAATTGAGCGTTCCTGATAATACGGCCTCCAGTTTTAGAATATGATCGCCGCTGTTGATCAGGTCGTTCATCGTATTGATGATGGGAAGTCCAGCTCCAACATTGGTTTCAAAGAGAAATTTGACGCCACGGTGACGGGAAATCTCTTTAAGTTTAAAATAATTGTCGTATGATGATGATGCAGCCAGTTTATTGGCAGCAACCACAGATATATTGTTGTTTAGCAATGTTTCATAAAGCCCTGCAACATCCTGACTAGCAGTGCAATCCACAAAAACTGAATTAAATATATTCATCTGAAGAATCTCTTCACAAAGTTTTACCGGCGAACTATCCAGACCTTTCACCTTTAAATCGTCTTGCCAATTGGTAAGGTCCAGACCTTCTCTGCAGAACAATGCTTTCCGGGTGTTGGCTATCCCAACAACATTCAGTTTAAGTCCGTTTTGTTCCATCAGGTTTACCCGCTGGTTTTTTATTTGTTCAAGCAGACTGCCACCCACGATTCCAACTCCGGTTACAAACAGGTTCAGCACTTTGTATTCCGACAGAAAAAAGGAGTCGTGAATAGAGTTTAAGGCTTTCCGAAGGTATTTTGCTTTGATTACAAATGAGATATTTGTTTCGGATGCTCCTTGTGCACAAGCAATAACACTGATACCGCTGCGCCCTAACGTTCCGAACAATCTGCCGGCAATACCGGGTGTGCGTTTCATGTTTTCGCCTACAATAGCAACGGTTGCCAGATCGGTTTCTGCTTCAATATCATTGATTTCACCCTGCGAACGTTCTAATGCAAACTCTTCATTCAACACCTTTACTGCCACTTCCGCATCTGCGTTGCGAACAGCAAATGAGGTGTTGTTTTCCGAACTGGCCTGCGATACCATAAAAACACTTATGCCGCTTTTGGCAAGCGTTTTGAATATCCTGTAGTTTACTCCAATTACACCAACCATGCCCAATCCTTGTACAGTAATCAGGCAAGTGTCATTAATAGAGGAAATTCCCTTAATTGATTTTTGTTTTTCGTTGGCCGGCTTTTCTTTCGAGATATATGTGCCAGGTGCGTCCGGATTAAACGTATTCCGGATTCGGATCGGTATATTTTTATGATATACGGGGTAGATTGTTGGAGGATATATAACCTTGGCTCCAAAGTTACACAACTCCATTGCCTCAATAAAGGTTAGCTGATCAATAACATATGCCGAGCTGATAACCCTCGGATCGGCAGTCATGAAGCCATCAACGTCCGTCCAGATCTCAAGAATGGAGGCATCCAATGCTGTTGCCAGAATAGAAGCAGTATAATCCGAACCACCCCTTCCCAGGTTTGTTATCTCTCCATTTTCCTTACTAGTTGATATAAAACCAGGAACTAAGGATACTTTAGGTAAGGAGGCGAATGTCTCTTTGATAAGAGCGTTCGTAAGGTCGAAGTCAACAATGTGTTTGTTAAACTGCTTGATTGTTTTAATAAACTTTCGTGAATCGAATAACACAGCGTCATTTATCACATTTGAAACAATCAAAGACGAAAGCCGTTCTCCGTAACTTACAATTGTATCGGAAGTTTTAGCCGACAAATCATTGATTAGGTAAACCCCTCTGAAGATGTTTCCAAGTTCGTCAAGCAAGGACATAGTCTGTTTTTGAACTTCCTTGCGTATAGTTATATCTGGTATTACTCCTTCTATCACATCCAGGTGACGGGAGATAATTTCTGAAAATTCTTTTTCGTAAGCAACATCGCCTTTCGATGCCATAGCTGAGGTGGCAAGTAATTTGTCCGTTATTCCTCCTAAAGCGGAAACAACTACAATGACAGGCTCTTCAATAGCCTCTACTATCTTCTTCACACTCAAAATGCTATTCACGGAACCTACGGATGTTCCGCCGAATTTTAATACTTTCATCGGTATGACGTATTTAATTTATATTTCTAGATTGAAAGGACCGGGCATGCCGGTAAAAAGAGATGCAATACTAAGGATTGCAACATCGCAGAACGTGGTTGCTGCGTATGCTTATATGTAGATTCTTCCCCCCTAAGGGGTCATTGTCAATGCCCAGGTATGGTATGCAAAAGTTGCAATCATTATTTTCTGTTCGATTGAATTCGTTATTATTTATTCGGCAATATTAGTGATAATTTTTCAATTGAAAGCGTTTTTAGGGAAATAACTTGATGTTTTGTTTGTAAAGTTGCCTTTTTGCTTACTTTTTCCTGTTTTTTGAAGCAATACTTCTTTCTATATCATCGCGACTTT containing:
- a CDS encoding cofactor-independent phosphoglycerate mutase, with the translated sequence MKHIVILGDGMADEPIEALGGLTPLQAADTPYMDKLAALGRNGRLKTVPDGFHPGSEVANMAVLGYNMPKVYEGRGVLEAASIGVELQPGDLAMRCNLICVEGEILKNHSAGHISTEESDELIKFLNQELGSEQVVFYTGVSYRNLLVIKGGDKRLDCTPPHDVPLRPFRPLLIKPEAPEANDTAELLNNLILKSQDILKDHPVNQRRIALGKDPANSIWPWSPGYRPAMETMQQMYGFEKGAVISAVDLIRGIGVYAGLEVLTVEGATGLYDTNYEGKAEAALQALKTNDFVYLHVEASDEAGHEGDVDLKIKTIEYLDKRAIKPIFETLQTWDEPVAIAVLPDHPTPCSIRTHTNEPIPFIIYKPGQTPDAVQRYDEYAAKEGYYGELKEDEFMREFLKD
- the thrA gene encoding bifunctional aspartate kinase/homoserine dehydrogenase I, with the protein product MKVLKFGGTSVGSVNSILSVKKIVEAIEEPVIVVVSALGGITDKLLATSAMASKGDVAYEKEFSEIISRHLDVIEGVIPDITIRKEVQKQTMSLLDELGNIFRGVYLINDLSAKTSDTIVSYGERLSSLIVSNVINDAVLFDSRKFIKTIKQFNKHIVDFDLTNALIKETFASLPKVSLVPGFISTSKENGEITNLGRGGSDYTASILATALDASILEIWTDVDGFMTADPRVISSAYVIDQLTFIEAMELCNFGAKVIYPPTIYPVYHKNIPIRIRNTFNPDAPGTYISKEKPANEKQKSIKGISSINDTCLITVQGLGMVGVIGVNYRIFKTLAKSGISVFMVSQASSENNTSFAVRNADAEVAVKVLNEEFALERSQGEINDIEAETDLATVAIVGENMKRTPGIAGRLFGTLGRSGISVIACAQGASETNISFVIKAKYLRKALNSIHDSFFLSEYKVLNLFVTGVGIVGGSLLEQIKNQRVNLMEQNGLKLNVVGIANTRKALFCREGLDLTNWQDDLKVKGLDSSPVKLCEEILQMNIFNSVFVDCTASQDVAGLYETLLNNNISVVAANKLAASSSYDNYFKLKEISRHRGVKFLFETNVGAGLPIINTMNDLINSGDHILKLEAVLSGTLNYIFNTLSADVPLSTAIRMAKQAGYSEPDPRIDLSGKDVIRKLVILAREAGYKVEQADVVKDLFIPEKFFAGSLEDFWSSITELDAEFEEKRQYLEKEHKRFRFVASMEKGKCRVGLQEVDSHHPFYELEGSNNIIMISTERYHEYPMIIKGYGAGADVTAAGVFADIISIANIR